The following coding sequences lie in one Rutidosis leptorrhynchoides isolate AG116_Rl617_1_P2 chromosome 4, CSIRO_AGI_Rlap_v1, whole genome shotgun sequence genomic window:
- the LOC139844807 gene encoding MADS-box protein SOC1-like isoform X2, with product MVRGKTQMRRIENATSRQVTFSKRRNGLLKKAFELSVLCDAEVALIIFSPRSKLYEFASSSMKDTIERYRGHVKEIRTENSPCPEDVQHMRQLAAGMAKQIELLEVAKRKLLGEGMGSTTIDELLQIEQRLEKSVCIVRARKMHVYNEQVEQLKAKYQLQAIEESVEGVENFIVSENDDTSDVETELFIGQPKRRIKKGRHKRLM from the exons ATGGTAAGAGGGAAGACTCAAATGAGGAGGATAGAGAATGCAACAAGTAGACAAGTGACATTCTCTAAAAGAAGAAATGGTTTGTTGAAGAAAGCTTTTGAGCTTTCTGTTCTTTGTGATGCTGAAGTTGCTCTTATCATTTTTTCTCCAAGAAGCAAACTTTATGAATTTGCAAGTTCAAG CATGAAGGACACGATTGAACGTTATAGAGGTCATGTGAAGGAGATTAGAACCGAAAATTCTCCGTGTCCAGAAGATGTCCAG CATATGAGGCAGTTAGCTGCAGGTATGGCAAAGCAGATAGAACTCTTAGAGGTTGCAAAAAG GAAACTTTTGGGAGAAGGTATGGGATCAACCACCATTGATGAACTACTACAGATTGAACAGCGACTGGAGAAGAGTGTATGCATTGTTAGAGCGAGAAAG atgCACGTTTACAATGAACAAGTTGAGCAATTGAAAGCAAAG TATCAACTTCAAGCGATTGAAGAATCAGTGGAAGGGGTAGAGAATTTTATAGTAAGTGAAAACGATGATACATCGGATGTCGAAACCGAACTGTTTATTGGACAACCAAAGAGGAGAATCAAGAAAGGTAGACATAAGAGGCTTATGTGA
- the LOC139844807 gene encoding MADS-box protein SOC1-like isoform X1 has protein sequence MVRGKTQMRRIENATSRQVTFSKRRNGLLKKAFELSVLCDAEVALIIFSPRSKLYEFASSSMKDTIERYRGHVKEIRTENSPCPEDVQHMRQLAAGMAKQIELLEVAKRKLLGEGMGSTTIDELLQIEQRLEKSVCIVRARKMHVYNEQVEQLKAKERMLANDNAILNKKYQLQAIEESVEGVENFIVSENDDTSDVETELFIGQPKRRIKKGRHKRLM, from the exons ATGGTAAGAGGGAAGACTCAAATGAGGAGGATAGAGAATGCAACAAGTAGACAAGTGACATTCTCTAAAAGAAGAAATGGTTTGTTGAAGAAAGCTTTTGAGCTTTCTGTTCTTTGTGATGCTGAAGTTGCTCTTATCATTTTTTCTCCAAGAAGCAAACTTTATGAATTTGCAAGTTCAAG CATGAAGGACACGATTGAACGTTATAGAGGTCATGTGAAGGAGATTAGAACCGAAAATTCTCCGTGTCCAGAAGATGTCCAG CATATGAGGCAGTTAGCTGCAGGTATGGCAAAGCAGATAGAACTCTTAGAGGTTGCAAAAAG GAAACTTTTGGGAGAAGGTATGGGATCAACCACCATTGATGAACTACTACAGATTGAACAGCGACTGGAGAAGAGTGTATGCATTGTTAGAGCGAGAAAG atgCACGTTTACAATGAACAAGTTGAGCAATTGAAAGCAAAG GAGAGAATGCTCGCAAATGACAATGCAATATTGAATAAGAAG TATCAACTTCAAGCGATTGAAGAATCAGTGGAAGGGGTAGAGAATTTTATAGTAAGTGAAAACGATGATACATCGGATGTCGAAACCGAACTGTTTATTGGACAACCAAAGAGGAGAATCAAGAAAGGTAGACATAAGAGGCTTATGTGA